The nucleotide sequence GCGATCGGCGTCTTCCGCAGCTACCAGGCCGTCGTCGAGCACGTCGTCATGGACGACGACGGGCTCGTCCCCGAGGCGCTGCGCGAGGCCATCGCCCGGATCCGCGGCGAGGGACGCACCATCAAGTTCCTCTACACGGTCCCCAACTTCCACAACCCGGCCGGGGTCACCATGTCGGCTGCCCGCCGACCGGAGATCCTCGAGATCTGCCGTTCGAACGACATCCTCGTGCTCGAGGACAACCCCTACGGTCTCCTCTGGTTCGACCGACCGGCGCCGGACGCCATGCGCAGCCTCGACGACGAGGGGGTCATCTACCTCGGCTCGTTCTCCAAGACCCTCGCCCCCGGCTTCCGGGTCGGCTGGGCGCTCGCGCCGCACGCCATCCGCGAGAAGCTCATCCTCGCCCAGGAGTCGGCGGTGCTATCCCCCAGCTCCTTCAGCCAGCTGATCATCTCCGAGTACCTGCACGCCTCGGACTGGAAGGGCCAGATCGACACCTTCCGCGGCGTGTACCGAGAGCGACGCGACGCCACGCTGTCCGCCCTCCAGGAGCACCTGCCTGGCCTGTCCTGGACCGTGCCCAACGGCGGCTTCTACGTATGGCTGAAGCTCCCCGAGCAGCTCGACTCCAAGCAGATGCTCCCCCGGGCCGTGACCGCCCTGGTCGCCTACACGCCCGGCACCGCGTTCTACGCCGACGGCCGCGGACGCGACGCCATCCGACTGTCGTTCTGCTACCCGACGCCTGACCGCATCCGGGAAGGCATCCGCCGCATGGCGGGCGTGATCGACGACGAGCTGGATCTGCTCACCACGTTCTCCGGCACGGGCGCGCTCTCGTCACGCCCCACGACGTCCGTCGTCACGCCCCCGCCGGACCTCGACTGACCATCCGCGTCCACGAACACCGACCGCAACCGGATCGAGCATCATGACCGCACACGAGCCCCTCTCCGTCCTCGTCCTCGCGGGCGGGATCTCCCATGAGCGCGACGTGTCGCTCCGCAGCGGTCGCCGCGTGGCAGATGCCCTGCGCGCAGCCGGTGTCCACGCGTCCCTGCGCGATCCCGACGCCACCCTCCTCGACTTCCTCCGGGACACGCCTCCCGCCGTCGTCTGGCCGGTCCTCCACGGGGCCAGCGGTGAGGACGGCGCGCTCCTCGGCCTGCTCGAGCTCGCGGGCGTCCCCTATGTGGGCTCCTCGGCACGTTCCGCGCGGCTCGCATGGGACAAGCCGACCGCGAAGGCGATCGCCGAGTCCGCGGGCATCCGCACGCCGCGATCCGTGACCCTCCCCAAGGACACGTTCCGTGAGCTCGGCGCGGCTGCCGTCCTGCGCCTCGTCACCGAGTCCGTGCCCGCCCCCTATGCCGTCAAGCCGGCCCGCGGCGGGTCGGCGCAGGGGGTCACGATCGTGACCGATGCCGATGCCCTGCCGCGTGCGATGGTGGACGCCTACACATACGGCGACGTCGCCCTCATCGAGCAGCTCGTCGTGGGGACCGAGGTGGCGATCGGCGTCCTCGACACCGGCGACGGTCCCGAAGCGCTGCCGGCGACCGAGATCGTGCCGACGTCCGGCGTGTACGGCTACGAGGCGCGCTACAACGCGGGTCTCACGCGCTTCTTCACCCCCGCGCGCATCTCCCCCGAGGCGACCGCCGCAGCGTCCGCCGCTGCCATCGGGATCCACCGCGCCCTCGGCATCGGACAGATGTCGCGAGTGGACATCATCATCGACGCCGCGGGCGAGCCCTGGTTCATCGAGGTCAACGTCATCCCCGGTCTCACCGAGACGTCGTTGCTCCCGCAGGGACTCGCCGCTGCCGGGGTCGAGGTGGGCGATCTCTACCGCCGCCTCGCCGAGGCCGCGCGGGGAGCCTCCTCCGCCCCCTGACTCCGCAGGTTCGTGAACGGGAGGCGACCTCACTGAGGTCGCCTCCCGTCGTGTCAGCTGGGGTCGCCGTCAGGGACACCCATCTCCTGGGCGATGCGGGTCAGATCCCCCACCGTCGCGAAGTCGATGACGATCTGGCCCTTCTGGGCCGACATGGTCACGCGCACGCTCGTGTTGAGGTGGTCCCCGATGCGCTGGGCCGTGTCGTCCAGATGCGCGTTGCGCGCCGAGCTCGCGGTCTTGCGCGGCTTGTTGGTCCGCTGCCCCCGTTGCGCAGCAGCCTCCGCCGCCCGCACGGAGAGATCCTCGTTGACGATCTTCTCGGCGAGGTGGCGCATGGCGTCCTCGTCCCCGGACGACAGGATCGCGCGCGCGTGCCCAGCGGACAGGACGCCGGCCGCGACGCGATGCTGGACGTCCTCGGGTAGACGGAGCAGGCGGATCGTGTTGGTGATCTGCGGCCGCGACCGCCCGAGGCGCTGGGCGAGCTCGTCCTGGGTGATGGCGAAGTCGGCCAGCAGCTGCTGATAGGCGCTCGCCTCCTCGAGGGGGTTCAGCTCCGACCGGTGCAGATTCTCGAGTAGCGCGTCCCGGAGCA is from Clavibacter sp. A6099 and encodes:
- a CDS encoding aminotransferase-like domain-containing protein, encoding MTPAGIPRESAGTNLDPWFPHYAERTSGLSASEVRALFAVASRPEVVSLAGGMPFVSALPQELIVTAMEKVMRERGPVALQYGGGQGTPELREDILEIMALEGIRGSVDDIVTTTGSQQALDLVTKLFIDPGDVILAEAPSYVGAIGVFRSYQAVVEHVVMDDDGLVPEALREAIARIRGEGRTIKFLYTVPNFHNPAGVTMSAARRPEILEICRSNDILVLEDNPYGLLWFDRPAPDAMRSLDDEGVIYLGSFSKTLAPGFRVGWALAPHAIREKLILAQESAVLSPSSFSQLIISEYLHASDWKGQIDTFRGVYRERRDATLSALQEHLPGLSWTVPNGGFYVWLKLPEQLDSKQMLPRAVTALVAYTPGTAFYADGRGRDAIRLSFCYPTPDRIREGIRRMAGVIDDELDLLTTFSGTGALSSRPTTSVVTPPPDLD
- a CDS encoding D-alanine--D-alanine ligase family protein, producing the protein MTAHEPLSVLVLAGGISHERDVSLRSGRRVADALRAAGVHASLRDPDATLLDFLRDTPPAVVWPVLHGASGEDGALLGLLELAGVPYVGSSARSARLAWDKPTAKAIAESAGIRTPRSVTLPKDTFRELGAAAVLRLVTESVPAPYAVKPARGGSAQGVTIVTDADALPRAMVDAYTYGDVALIEQLVVGTEVAIGVLDTGDGPEALPATEIVPTSGVYGYEARYNAGLTRFFTPARISPEATAAASAAAIGIHRALGIGQMSRVDIIIDAAGEPWFIEVNVIPGLTETSLLPQGLAAAGVEVGDLYRRLAEAARGASSAP
- a CDS encoding ParB/RepB/Spo0J family partition protein; amino-acid sequence: MATKRTGLGRGIGALIPTSDERSRPVDVFFPDSIGAGAPSGVQGESRGKGEPELVAVPGARLANLDPADITPNAQQPRTDFRQEELQELMVSIREYGVLQPIVVRPLGADGDGRARYELVMGERRLRATKELGLGTIPAVIKDTADESMLRDALLENLHRSELNPLEEASAYQQLLADFAITQDELAQRLGRSRPQITNTIRLLRLPEDVQHRVAAGVLSAGHARAILSSGDEDAMRHLAEKIVNEDLSVRAAEAAAQRGQRTNKPRKTASSARNAHLDDTAQRIGDHLNTSVRVTMSAQKGQIVIDFATVGDLTRIAQEMGVPDGDPS